A genomic segment from Yimella sp. cx-51 encodes:
- a CDS encoding SGNH/GDSL hydrolase family protein, with the protein MTRTRTLSAVAASAAALLAGTSLTAADAASNSYVALGDSYSAGVGTKSKVDSCYRSTFGYPALIAAAKGLALNYQACSGATVADVQNNQLGALNSTTGYVSITIGGNDVGFASVLTECAKPAWMSDCQTKINGGLNILRGQMPARYDSLFSSIRSKAPNAKVVVASYPRIFNGEDCNALTWFSPQEQTSLNSATDELDTLLLGKATSRGFGTVDVRSSFNTHRVCDTTEWINGLSYPIEESYHPNRAGNQSYAALVAPKLVGSTLRTSTASTSDSARTGAQPATEPPFSLTSPESIAGAKKVGINPAELKRLDADLRSGDGVRVQSATKRVKQLDAMAEAKLRS; encoded by the coding sequence ATGACCAGAACTCGCACGCTGTCGGCTGTTGCCGCGTCCGCTGCCGCCCTGCTGGCCGGCACTTCCCTCACTGCCGCCGATGCTGCGAGCAACAGCTATGTGGCACTTGGTGATTCGTATTCCGCAGGTGTCGGTACGAAGTCGAAGGTCGACAGTTGCTATCGATCGACGTTCGGGTATCCCGCGTTGATCGCAGCCGCCAAGGGCCTGGCCCTCAACTACCAGGCGTGCTCGGGCGCGACCGTCGCCGACGTGCAGAACAACCAGCTCGGTGCGCTCAACTCCACCACCGGCTACGTCAGCATCACCATCGGCGGCAACGACGTCGGCTTCGCCAGCGTGCTGACCGAGTGCGCCAAGCCGGCGTGGATGTCGGACTGCCAGACGAAGATCAACGGCGGTCTCAACATCCTGCGCGGCCAGATGCCCGCGCGATACGACAGCCTCTTCTCCTCCATCCGCAGCAAGGCGCCGAACGCCAAGGTGGTCGTCGCCAGCTACCCGCGCATCTTCAACGGTGAGGACTGCAACGCCCTCACGTGGTTCTCCCCGCAGGAACAGACCTCGCTCAACAGCGCCACTGACGAGCTCGACACGTTGTTGCTGGGCAAGGCGACCAGCCGGGGCTTCGGCACCGTCGACGTCCGCTCGTCCTTCAACACTCACCGCGTCTGCGACACGACCGAGTGGATCAACGGCCTCTCCTACCCGATCGAGGAGTCGTACCACCCGAACCGGGCGGGCAACCAGTCGTACGCCGCGCTCGTCGCCCCAAAGCTGGTCGGCAGCACGCTGCGGACGTCGACGGCGAGCACGAGCGACAGCGCCCGCACCGGTGCGCAGCCCGCGACCGAGCCGCCCTTCAGTCTGACCTCGCCGGAGTCGATCGCCGGAGCCAAGAAGGTGGGCATCAACCCGGCTGAACTGAAGCGTCTCGACGCCGATCTGCGTTCGGGTGACGGGGTGCGGGTGCAGTCGGCGACCAAGCGCGTAAAGCAGTTGGACGCGATGGCCGAGGCGAAACTGCGCAGCTGA
- a CDS encoding low temperature requirement protein A — MREDDLGNTDEHAAEDTADRSVGTLELFFDLVFVYAMSQVTVLMLADISWAGFGRGILALAAVWWAWACYAWLTNTSDHDGPGPRLLLFLAMAAMLMAAVALPQAFGARALVFALAFLAVRLIHVVLLALDVRGEADVGSAALRLVPTLLAGPAVLVAAAFFDTPERELLWIVAAVMDLSGPVLVGTTCWSVTPAYFVELTLVCLLHTSWELWHHPAIGPVGDS; from the coding sequence ATGCGTGAGGATGATCTCGGCAATACGGATGAGCACGCAGCCGAAGACACAGCAGATCGGTCGGTCGGAACGCTGGAGTTGTTCTTCGACCTGGTCTTCGTCTACGCGATGTCGCAGGTCACTGTCCTGATGCTCGCGGACATCTCCTGGGCGGGGTTCGGCCGCGGGATTCTGGCGCTGGCTGCTGTGTGGTGGGCGTGGGCCTGCTACGCCTGGCTGACGAACACCTCCGACCACGACGGACCCGGGCCTCGCCTGCTGCTCTTTCTCGCGATGGCGGCCATGCTGATGGCCGCGGTCGCGCTGCCGCAGGCGTTCGGCGCGCGGGCGCTGGTCTTTGCGCTTGCATTCCTGGCGGTCCGACTGATCCACGTTGTGCTGCTGGCTCTTGACGTGCGGGGCGAGGCGGACGTGGGTTCGGCCGCGCTGCGACTGGTCCCCACCCTGCTCGCCGGCCCGGCAGTGCTGGTGGCCGCGGCGTTCTTCGACACGCCAGAACGAGAGTTGCTGTGGATCGTGGCCGCGGTGATGGATCTGTCGGGACCGGTCCTGGTCGGGACCACCTGCTGGAGCGTGACACCTGCCTACTTCGTGGAGCTGACCCTCGTCTGCTTGCTGCACACCAGCTGGGAACTCTGGCACCACCCGGCGATCGGCCCGGTCGGCGACTCCTGA
- a CDS encoding histidine phosphatase family protein, protein MRLILIRHGETPANVLGSLDTALPGPGLTDRGREQAAAIPAALEPERIDRLFVSRAIRTHETIAPLAQALGLEPTVLAGAHEIQAGALEKRTDPDSVHTYLRLMGRWADGHLADRVPGGESGHDVLERFDESVRQIEETGAQTAVLISHGAAIRFWTFQRGTNLAGTDLHEEPLPNTGIVVLEGNSDDGWSVMSWLDTALAGTGPDDTDLYDGPQGHPFEE, encoded by the coding sequence ATGCGTTTGATCCTCATCCGGCACGGAGAGACTCCGGCGAATGTTCTGGGCTCGCTCGACACCGCACTTCCCGGCCCGGGGCTGACCGACCGCGGACGCGAGCAGGCGGCGGCCATTCCGGCGGCGCTCGAACCGGAGCGGATCGACCGGCTGTTCGTCAGCCGCGCGATACGCACCCACGAGACGATTGCGCCGTTGGCGCAGGCGCTTGGTCTTGAGCCGACGGTGCTGGCCGGAGCCCACGAGATCCAGGCGGGTGCGCTGGAGAAGCGCACCGACCCCGACAGCGTCCACACCTACCTGCGCTTGATGGGTCGGTGGGCTGATGGGCACCTCGCTGATCGGGTGCCCGGAGGTGAGTCGGGTCACGATGTACTGGAACGCTTCGACGAGAGCGTGCGGCAGATCGAGGAGACCGGCGCGCAGACGGCAGTGCTGATCAGCCACGGCGCGGCCATCCGTTTCTGGACCTTCCAGCGCGGCACCAATCTGGCCGGCACCGACCTTCACGAAGAACCGCTGCCCAACACCGGAATCGTTGTGCTGGAAGGAAATTCGGACGACGGTTGGTCAGTGATGTCATGGCTCGACACCGCGTTGGCCGGCACCGGGCCTGACGACACCGACCTGTACGACGGACCGCAGGGACACCCATTCGAAGAGTGA
- a CDS encoding CdaR family transcriptional regulator, translating to MVTSVPPPPAAGRPQPWSHLPADLGGTVRAVLPELVETIISNIPREVTEYARPLEGEFGAAIRRGVETALGRLLLELPGSDDPPFTPEGRAIYRTLGIGEARTGRSLEALLSAYRLGARMTLRIVSEAAMEAGFGSRDLLTLSEAIFVYFDEVSAASVEGFAEEQSRQVGERDRARQALLHSLLSSRMDEVEVRRLAARAGWQIPERLIAVVLPLENAEGLRLRLGERALAAARGGQAVAILPEPQTATAVRELELALIGRSAWLGPGRHWQSVNESLRAAMDALVVPGVSAPRWVVDHAVDVVLAGSADLIGDLAERRLAPLAELSDNQRERLLETLESWLRWRGERRNVAAEMHVHPQTVGYRLGQLRELFGEDLEDPQIRFELEVVLRARRRQPEA from the coding sequence ATGGTCACTTCCGTCCCGCCACCGCCCGCTGCTGGGCGCCCGCAGCCGTGGTCGCACCTGCCCGCCGACCTCGGCGGCACGGTCAGAGCGGTGCTGCCCGAGCTGGTCGAGACCATCATCAGCAACATTCCGCGCGAGGTCACCGAGTACGCCCGGCCCCTGGAAGGTGAGTTCGGTGCGGCGATTCGCCGGGGCGTCGAAACCGCACTCGGACGTCTGCTGCTCGAACTCCCCGGTTCGGACGATCCGCCGTTCACCCCGGAGGGTCGGGCGATCTATCGCACTCTCGGCATCGGCGAAGCGCGCACCGGTCGATCACTCGAAGCGCTGCTCTCGGCCTACCGCCTCGGTGCTCGCATGACGCTGCGGATCGTCTCGGAGGCGGCCATGGAAGCCGGCTTCGGTTCTCGTGATCTGTTGACGCTCAGCGAAGCGATCTTCGTCTACTTCGACGAGGTCTCCGCCGCCAGTGTCGAAGGCTTCGCCGAAGAGCAGTCGCGTCAGGTGGGGGAGCGCGACCGCGCCCGCCAGGCACTGCTGCACTCGTTGCTCTCGAGTCGCATGGACGAGGTGGAGGTGCGGCGCCTTGCCGCCCGAGCGGGCTGGCAGATCCCTGAACGACTCATTGCGGTCGTGCTTCCGTTGGAGAACGCCGAGGGTCTCCGCCTACGTCTGGGGGAGCGGGCGCTCGCGGCAGCCCGCGGCGGGCAGGCGGTGGCGATCCTGCCCGAACCGCAGACCGCGACAGCCGTCCGCGAACTGGAGTTGGCACTCATCGGACGCAGCGCTTGGCTCGGCCCCGGTCGGCACTGGCAGTCGGTCAACGAGTCGCTCCGCGCGGCTATGGATGCGCTCGTGGTGCCCGGGGTCTCGGCCCCGCGCTGGGTGGTCGACCACGCGGTCGACGTCGTGCTGGCCGGCTCGGCCGATCTGATCGGCGACCTGGCCGAACGACGGCTCGCCCCGCTCGCCGAACTCAGCGACAACCAGCGCGAGCGCCTGCTCGAAACCCTTGAGTCGTGGCTGCGTTGGCGTGGCGAGCGCCGCAACGTCGCCGCTGAGATGCACGTGCACCCGCAGACCGTCGGCTACCGGCTCGGGCAGTTGCGTGAACTGTTCGGGGAAGACCTGGAAGACCCGCAGATCCGCTTCGAACTGGAGGTCGTGCTGCGTGCCCGGCGTCGGCAACCGGAGGCTTAG
- a CDS encoding ferredoxin reductase, with protein sequence MGVRSAIHRVASVLTSPATPEDYLQVINPLASSRQLRGVVTGVRREGARSATIAFRPGRGWNPHLAGQWARIGVEIDGVRQWRSYSLSTAEGDDPEITVTAIGRVSSYLVDHTKVGDLLFLAPPQGEFILPTGPRPLLMITAGSGITPVMSMLRTLVPKRPDADVVLIHSSREPESALFASELTDLAGKYPGLHVITRFTGRQGRIDFSSAAALDELCPDWRSRKAYVCGPTDLLDDTEKVWANAGLPQGVQVERFAPALLVPSDTDGGTITFAKSDKEATADGSTPILQVGEDAGVIMPSGCRMGICRTCLTPLVSGQVRDLRTGEIHSDEGELIQTCITAAMGPVHLEI encoded by the coding sequence ATGGGAGTTCGTTCTGCGATTCACCGTGTCGCCTCGGTGCTGACATCGCCGGCGACCCCCGAGGACTACCTGCAGGTGATCAACCCACTTGCGTCGTCGCGGCAGTTGCGCGGGGTCGTCACTGGGGTGCGCCGGGAAGGCGCGCGTTCGGCGACGATCGCCTTCCGCCCAGGCCGCGGTTGGAATCCGCATCTTGCTGGCCAGTGGGCCCGCATCGGCGTCGAGATCGACGGCGTCCGTCAGTGGCGCTCGTATTCGCTGTCGACGGCCGAGGGCGACGACCCCGAGATCACCGTGACCGCGATCGGCCGCGTTTCCTCCTACCTGGTCGACCACACCAAGGTCGGCGATCTGCTCTTCCTCGCCCCGCCGCAGGGTGAGTTCATCCTGCCGACCGGCCCGCGTCCCCTGCTGATGATCACCGCCGGCAGCGGCATCACGCCGGTGATGTCAATGTTGCGCACCCTGGTGCCCAAGCGCCCCGACGCCGACGTCGTACTGATCCACTCATCGCGCGAGCCCGAAAGCGCTTTGTTTGCAAGCGAGTTGACCGACCTCGCCGGGAAGTATCCGGGCCTGCACGTCATTACCCGATTCACCGGACGACAGGGCCGGATCGACTTCAGTTCGGCCGCAGCGCTCGACGAGCTCTGCCCCGACTGGCGCTCGCGCAAGGCCTATGTCTGCGGCCCCACCGATCTGCTGGACGACACCGAGAAGGTGTGGGCCAACGCCGGCCTCCCGCAGGGTGTACAGGTCGAGCGTTTCGCACCCGCGCTGCTGGTCCCGTCCGACACCGACGGCGGCACCATCACCTTCGCCAAATCGGACAAGGAAGCCACCGCTGACGGCTCCACCCCGATCTTGCAGGTCGGCGAGGACGCCGGCGTGATCATGCCCAGCGGTTGCCGAATGGGCATCTGCCGCACCTGCCTCACCCCACTCGTCTCGGGCCAGGTGCGCGACCTACGCACTGGCGAGATCCACAGCGACGAGGGCGAACTCATCCAGACCTGCATCACCGCCGCGATGGGTCCTGTTCACCTCGAAATCTGA
- a CDS encoding acyl-CoA desaturase, producing MTITHAGVVERRTAVYTESEKKRTGVLPTEGGAAVRPKAAAHLTDEQVEQLGRELDAIRDEVLAKRGAADAAYIRKMIKIARTCDLAGRTALIFGKHKPMFVLGVAGVSMGKILENMEIGHNVLHGQWDWMRDPDIHSTTWEWDFVAPARGWQHTHNDLHHTYTNVMGKDRDVGYNILRISDEQPWQKRDIFNPIVNAFLAPTFEWGIASYDLEWDQVQTGAKSREQFDKDLESLKAKAVRQVLKDYIATPLVATLTGSGKWSLAGMIGGNMVRNVWAHSVIFCGHFPDEVDVFTEDVLDGETRGDWYIRQMLGSANLSGSPLFHILTGNLSHQIEHHLFPDLPSNRYIEVAPKVREICDRYNLHYTTGPLGTQLAQTWKKIAKLSLPDEFWERHESGKPGKWEVLRDAWKGRTTPKTA from the coding sequence ATGACGATCACGCACGCCGGTGTTGTGGAGCGCCGTACGGCCGTCTACACCGAGAGCGAGAAGAAGCGCACGGGCGTCCTGCCCACCGAGGGTGGCGCTGCGGTCCGCCCCAAGGCCGCTGCGCATCTCACCGATGAGCAGGTGGAGCAGTTGGGTCGCGAACTCGACGCCATCCGTGACGAGGTGCTCGCCAAGCGTGGCGCGGCTGACGCCGCGTATATCCGCAAGATGATCAAGATCGCGCGCACCTGCGACCTCGCCGGACGCACCGCGCTGATCTTCGGCAAGCACAAGCCGATGTTCGTCCTGGGTGTCGCCGGTGTGTCGATGGGCAAGATCCTGGAGAACATGGAGATCGGCCACAACGTCCTGCATGGGCAGTGGGACTGGATGCGCGACCCCGACATCCACTCGACCACCTGGGAGTGGGACTTCGTTGCCCCGGCCCGCGGATGGCAGCACACCCACAACGACCTGCACCACACGTACACGAACGTGATGGGCAAGGACCGCGACGTGGGCTACAACATCCTGCGGATCAGCGACGAGCAGCCGTGGCAGAAGCGCGACATCTTCAACCCGATCGTCAACGCCTTCCTCGCGCCGACCTTCGAGTGGGGCATCGCCTCCTACGACCTCGAATGGGACCAGGTGCAGACCGGTGCCAAGTCACGCGAGCAGTTCGACAAGGATCTGGAGTCGCTGAAGGCGAAGGCCGTTCGACAGGTGCTGAAGGACTACATCGCCACCCCGCTGGTCGCCACCCTCACCGGCTCCGGCAAGTGGTCGCTCGCCGGAATGATCGGCGGGAACATGGTGCGCAACGTGTGGGCACACTCGGTGATCTTCTGCGGTCACTTCCCCGACGAGGTCGACGTGTTCACCGAGGACGTGCTCGACGGCGAGACCCGCGGCGACTGGTACATCCGCCAGATGCTCGGATCGGCGAACCTGTCGGGCAGCCCGCTGTTCCACATCCTCACCGGCAACCTGAGCCATCAGATCGAACACCACCTGTTCCCCGACCTTCCCTCGAACCGCTACATCGAGGTGGCGCCGAAGGTGCGCGAGATCTGCGACCGGTACAACCTGCACTACACGACGGGCCCGCTCGGCACCCAGCTCGCACAGACCTGGAAGAAGATCGCCAAGCTGTCGCTGCCGGACGAGTTCTGGGAGCGTCACGAGTCGGGCAAGCCCGGCAAGTGGGAGGTGCTGCGCGACGCGTGGAAGGGCCGCACCACCCCCAAGACCGCCTGA
- a CDS encoding FAD-binding dehydrogenase gives MDADVIVVGGGLAGLVATAELVAAGRTVLVVDQENEANLGGQAWWSFGGIFLVDSPEQRRMGIKDSHELAWQDWQGSAQWDRLDSEHDEDHWAQQWGRAYVDFAATIKREYLTGKGVKFTPMVGWAERGEGKAVGHGNSVPRFHVPWGTGTGIADPFVDLAREAAGRGLVTFKHRHRVDELITHDGTVTGVRGRVLAPDDSARGVSSNRDEVADFELRASAVVVASGGIGGNHETVRKYWPERLGTPPKHMITGVPAHVDGRMIDITAEAGGRLVNRDRMWHYVEGVHNWDPVWPGHAIRILSAPSPMWFDALGRQLPAPYLPSYDTLGTLRYLRTTPDIAQYDHSWFVLTSTMIAKEFALSGSEQNLDLTGRDVKAVLKSRVSKAVPREVQAFVDQGVDFVTADTLPELVAKMNAITDEPLLDAELMEQQIVARDREIDNRYTKDFSVGAIHNARRYRGDKLSRVTAPHKMLDPKHGPLIGVRLNVLTRKTLGGIQTDLESRVLGHDGAPIPGLYAAGEAAGFGGGGVHGKNALEGTFLGGCIFSGRAAGLSVARSWG, from the coding sequence ATGGATGCTGACGTCATTGTCGTGGGCGGCGGTCTCGCCGGCCTGGTCGCCACTGCCGAACTCGTGGCCGCCGGTCGCACGGTGCTGGTCGTCGACCAGGAGAACGAAGCCAATCTGGGTGGCCAGGCATGGTGGTCGTTCGGCGGCATCTTCCTGGTCGATTCGCCTGAGCAGCGGCGGATGGGCATCAAGGACTCCCACGAACTGGCGTGGCAGGACTGGCAGGGCAGCGCCCAATGGGACCGCCTCGACAGCGAACACGATGAAGACCACTGGGCGCAGCAATGGGGCCGGGCCTATGTCGACTTCGCCGCCACCATCAAGCGGGAGTACCTCACCGGTAAGGGCGTGAAATTCACCCCGATGGTCGGTTGGGCCGAGCGCGGCGAGGGCAAGGCGGTCGGCCACGGCAACTCCGTGCCCCGCTTCCACGTGCCGTGGGGCACCGGCACCGGCATTGCCGATCCCTTCGTCGACCTCGCCCGCGAAGCAGCAGGACGGGGCCTGGTGACCTTCAAGCATCGCCATCGCGTGGACGAACTGATCACTCACGACGGCACCGTCACCGGGGTGCGCGGACGCGTCCTCGCACCGGACGACTCCGCGCGTGGCGTGTCGAGCAACCGGGACGAAGTGGCCGACTTCGAGCTGCGGGCGTCCGCGGTCGTCGTCGCATCGGGCGGTATCGGTGGCAACCACGAGACCGTGCGCAAGTACTGGCCCGAGCGGCTCGGCACCCCGCCCAAGCACATGATCACCGGCGTCCCCGCGCACGTGGACGGCCGGATGATCGACATCACTGCCGAGGCCGGCGGGCGCCTCGTCAACCGCGACCGCATGTGGCACTACGTCGAGGGAGTGCACAACTGGGATCCGGTCTGGCCCGGCCACGCGATTCGCATCCTGTCGGCGCCCTCGCCGATGTGGTTCGACGCGCTCGGGCGACAACTGCCCGCGCCCTACCTTCCCTCGTACGACACGCTCGGCACCCTGCGCTACCTGCGCACCACCCCCGACATCGCGCAGTACGACCACTCGTGGTTCGTGCTCACCAGCACGATGATCGCCAAGGAGTTTGCGCTGTCGGGCTCGGAGCAGAACCTCGACCTCACCGGCCGCGACGTGAAGGCGGTGCTGAAGTCGCGCGTCTCCAAGGCCGTGCCGCGCGAGGTGCAGGCATTCGTCGACCAGGGCGTCGACTTCGTCACGGCGGACACCCTGCCGGAGCTGGTCGCCAAGATGAACGCCATCACCGACGAGCCACTGCTGGACGCCGAGCTCATGGAGCAGCAGATCGTGGCCCGCGACCGCGAGATCGACAACCGCTACACCAAGGACTTCTCGGTCGGCGCGATCCACAACGCACGGCGCTACCGCGGCGACAAGCTCAGCCGCGTCACCGCTCCGCACAAGATGCTCGACCCGAAGCATGGGCCGCTCATCGGCGTCCGGCTCAACGTGCTGACCCGCAAGACACTCGGCGGCATCCAGACCGATCTGGAGTCGCGGGTGCTCGGTCACGACGGCGCGCCGATCCCGGGCCTGTACGCAGCCGGTGAGGCTGCCGGTTTCGGTGGCGGCGGGGTGCACGGCAAGAACGCCCTCGAAGGCACCTTTCTCGGTGGCTGCATCTTCTCCGGCCGCGCCGCCGGTTTGTCGGTCGCGCGCAGCTGGGGCTGA